A genomic stretch from bacterium includes:
- a CDS encoding nucleotidyltransferase family protein, with amino-acid sequence MNSADVKVGAVVLAAGSGKRMGSPKALLPLGESSFLGSILRTLREVGGEEIVIVVSPALRTEIAALAPFARLIVNPNPESDMLSSVRLGVQSIANVSGVMIVPVDHPFVQPSTYARLMERFARNPDSVIVPTYDCRNGHPVIVPYAWACRLPEISYEGGLRAIIQHSDMQVIQVSVDDKGVLRNINAQTDLEEGAGK; translated from the coding sequence ATGAATTCCGCGGACGTGAAGGTGGGGGCGGTGGTACTGGCGGCGGGAAGCGGCAAGCGCATGGGGAGTCCGAAAGCGCTTTTACCGCTCGGAGAATCGAGTTTCCTCGGATCTATTCTCCGAACACTTCGCGAGGTTGGCGGGGAGGAAATCGTTATCGTCGTGTCCCCCGCGTTGCGCACAGAGATCGCAGCCCTCGCGCCATTTGCACGACTCATTGTGAATCCGAATCCCGAGTCGGATATGCTGTCTTCCGTTCGGCTCGGAGTGCAGTCCATCGCCAACGTTTCGGGAGTGATGATCGTTCCCGTGGATCATCCGTTCGTGCAGCCGAGCACCTATGCACGACTCATGGAAAGGTTCGCTCGCAATCCCGATTCCGTAATCGTTCCCACCTACGACTGTCGGAATGGACATCCCGTTATTGTTCCCTATGCGTGGGCGTGTCGTCTGCCGGAGATATCGTATGAAGGCGGACTGCGCGCGATCATTCAGCATTCTGACATGCAGGTCATTCAAGTATCGGTGGATGACAAAGGCGTTCTGCGTAACATCAACGCTCAAACTGATCTTGAAGAGGGAGCAGGCAAATAG